From the Anabas testudineus chromosome 23, fAnaTes1.2, whole genome shotgun sequence genome, one window contains:
- the LOC113163916 gene encoding uncharacterized protein LOC113163916 isoform X1 translates to MSTEPRSSIDGPLRTTMQLSAANEVVHSANGKQTNMLANQCHRQLKAACIPNQRQQRHAQKQQRFHDQQNSPACPQNPFLSFSAGTSSMLFEGNGRQQDEHSSELLNIEPNGSNFLDENDNKTQQGKYSLTALYYEKPRRTNLNHVGGSNFTYPQVQVSSPSPSCQLPSIPPTDDQIREYIATRLAPYISPSSQQSKKYGSTPYNIKSDFCINRDATQCDAVMPETNCGLLPTTPEPNEEDMQRQSLKCSVIKQYTANTALTLESKEPGDCTTVVSGTLTSAVEHSQHASKSESVKSSSVDCDVSVKKHLDVTNVNGGKLVYLNDCEDKKCVGSSDEKFHSEWVANYIENGVITLHYSLTALKELIFSLDNIKTIAKVDNLSEVILQQYWNGDMGNVNLFTSTEYPQIMMNVAATCTKNEDESPLVLTAVSGMTPHKPTEKHRSCSLPQEEYVSPWLNINTNLDDIDKEFPGVPWALKSTTNQGKGGANQKAVEAVTPLLHSKVTEVSEYQTKSSHSSPLKLTSLPKKDANSKKVENTKDLQHLQVAFKQVTADSEIKSSIQILNVVSLSANHSREDLNPDVPTQYGVPTAFSENKVKEPPGDEETHSVDYLKNLQYEDISDDDSSQLLTKQASLENIKYEDISDNEDLHISNVSMETSQAPINNQQLKFEHENYGPVLDQAPTEVIADEQRVKDEPASQKTALNEMGDTAQHCSSIARTGFAEPEEGLEHLSSLKCDSEKHLGWQTNKLESCSPSSLLKDGADNEMEDDDDDDWIVIPVSIGDIEFEPNKEEEEMELVLLHHKETEEQWGATSPKRHRVNQATPEPAPAAVSSQLEVFDTWDSYLKAKSEQLNLCRSTLLNKQNPEGDPHSTQNRGESNSETEDSCDYSSESEHNYLTGNRQLLKETSAPDKETENKASNMQRDQICHKIKELLTSARAKSKDAQLKTNRQKVSEKDDVIILDSDTDDESDQNCQKKAQRILTSCSDDSGNSLHHPSQNHQTKSGPEQVDPDLNRPDITPQESILIIDSESEDEGDQNHTNRQNLLSLDSSEGGNMRKSGQLTESKEQNQQETNRLTSLKRTHSSEWNEKNDCICEKKSAVERPVSSGSDNSSTTSLAAQNRTAAQTGNDPDGTTTQKSPKTTLSTKDSSDELPQPVVTNTDSSNPVIHRLFVKDAPFSSRCLLSEDSRRRLDKVGTQSTKTPTATKLTSRNDRHDCTSTTNDKGRANVTNPRPASKQMSSSSRQGPSTSVRRSASTSGQFSEVRQRSASGGLSLSVGTSALTKGMSVSSQQLSSSKLKRSHSYSNTSTMDDPHTLTKDPSCSTTTQSDAKKRLRHEWRCSFPTNRDRKPSLGTEKLLRTTTSDSSRDARPGPSHRSRAPRQRHGYSKSSTPLMKKTKLEAIQRTKDINRTTSNGPSNFVGKDYKWAEKQRPTKEASSWKRTRYRSPTRRHQ, encoded by the exons ATGTCTACAGAGCCAAGAAGTTCCATCGACGGTCCTCTCAGGACAACAATGCAACTCAGTGCGGCCAATGAGGTGGTGCACTCTGCGAATGGAAAGCAAACCAACATGTTAGCCAACCAGTGCCACCGGCAGCTCAAAGCAGCGTGTATTCCAAATCAGAGGCAGCAAAGACATgcccaaaaacaacaaagatttCACGACCAACAGAATTCACCGGCTTGCCCCCAAAATCCATTTCTCTCGTTTTCAGCTGGTACCAGTTCTATGTTATTTGAGGGAAATGGCCGTCAACAGGATGAGCATTCTTCTGAACTTCTGAACATTGAACCTAATGGGTCTAATTTTTTagatgaaaatgacaacaagACTCAGCAAGGGAAATATTCACTGACTGCTCTGTATTATGAAAAGCCCCGAAGAACGAATCTCAATCATGTAGGAGGAAGTAATTTCACCTACCCTCAAGTGCAGGTCTCTTCTCCATCTCCCAGTTGCCAGCTACCCAGCATACCTCCAACAGATGACCAAATAAGGGAATATATTGCAACAAGACTTGCACCTTATATATCTCCCTCATCCcagcaaagcaaaaaatatGGATCCACGCCCTACAATATTAAGTCCGATTTTTGCATTAACAGGGATGCCACTCAGTGTGACGCCGTCATGCCAGAGACAAACTGTGGTCTTCTCCCCACAACCCCTGAACCTAATGAAGAAGATATGCAGAGGCAAAGTCTCAAATGTTCTGTGATTAAGCAGTACACTGCAAATACTGCATTAACTCTGGAGTCTAAGGAGCCTGGTGATTGCACTACAGTTGTATCAGGTACCCTAACCTCTGCTGTAGAACACTCACAACATGCTTCTAAAAGTGAATCTGTTAAGAGTTCATCAGTAGATTGTGATGTatcagtaaaaaaacatttggatgtaacaaatgtaaatggtggaaaacttgtttatttaaatgactgcgaagataaaaaatgtgttggtaGCAGTGATGAGAAATTTCATAGTGAATGGGTTGCTAATTACATAGAGAATGGCGTGATCACTCTTCATTATTCCTTAACTGCACTGAAGGAGTTGATATTTAGTTTGGACAATATAAAGACCATTGCAAAGGTGGACAACCTTTCTGAAGTCATACTGCAACAGTATTGGAATGGAGACATGGGTAACGTTAATCTCTTTACATCCACAGAATATCCACAAATTATGATGAATGTTGCTGCGACATGCACAAAGAATGAAGATGAGAGTCCATTGGTTCTCACTGCAGTGTCTGGAATGACCCCCCACAAGCCGACTGAGAAGCACCGGAGCTGCAGCTTACCTCAAGAAGAATACGTATCTCCCTGGTTAAATATCAACACAAATTTAGACGACATTGACAAAGAGTTCCCTGGTGTTCCCTGGGCTCTTAAATCCACAACCAATCAGGGAAAAGGAGGAGCGAATCAAAAAGCAGTGGAAGCTGTAACACCTTTACTGCACAGTAAAGTGACTGAGGTCTCAGAATATCAAACCAAATCAAGTCATAGCAGTCCATTAAAACTAACATCACTCCCTAAAAAGGATGCAAATTcaaaaaaagtggaaaacacTAAAGATCTGCAACATTTACAAGTCGCCTTTAAGCAAGTAACGGCAGATTCTGAGATAAAGTCGTCAATTCAGATTCTTAACGTAGTGTCACTTTCTGCAAACCACAGTCGTGAAGATCTAAATCCTGACGTGCCTACACAATATGGGGTACCCACAGCATTTTctgaaaacaaagtcaaagaacCACCCGGTGATGAGGAAACGCACTCTGtggattatttaaaaaatctacaGTATGAAGACATTTCAGATGATGATTCATCCCAGCTGTTGACTAAACAAGCAAGTCTCGAAAACATTAAGTATGAAGATATAAGTGACAATGAAGATCTACACATTAGCAATGTGTCGATGGAAACATCACAAGCACCTATCAATAATCAGCAGTTAAAATTTGAGCATGAAAACTATGGACCTGTGTTGGATCAGGCCCCAACGGAAGTGATTGCAGATGAGCAGCGGGTTAAAGACGAACCGGCTTCACAAAAGACTGCCCTGAATGAAATGGGGGATACAGCACAACATTGCTCTTCCATTGCTCGTACAGGTTTTGCGGAACCTGAAGAAGGATTGGAACATCTCTCAAGTCTTAAATGTGATAGTGAGAAACATCTGGGgtggcaaacaaacaaacttgaaTCATGTAGTCCTTCCTCTCTTTTGAAGGATGGGGCTGATAATGAGATGGAGgacgacgacgatgatgattGGATTGTCATACCTGTAAGCATAGGAGACATTGAATTTGAACcaaacaaagaggaggaggaaatggaatTAGTTTTGTTACATcacaaagaaactgaagaacaaTGGGGTGCAACAAGTCCAAAACGGCACAGAGTAAATCAGGCAACTCCTGAACCAGCACCAGCTGCTGTGTCTTCCCAACTAGAGGTGTTTGACACATGGGACAGCTATTTAAAAGCTAAAAGTGAACAATTAAATTTGTGCAGGAGCACACTTCTAAACAAGCAGAACCCAGAGGGAGATCCACATAGCACGCAGAACAGGGGAGAGTCCAACTCTGAGACTGAAGATAGTTGTGATTACTCATCTGAATCAGAACACAACTATTTAACAGGGAACAGGCAGTTGTTGAAGGAAACGTCAGCACCTGACAAAGAGACTGAAAACAAGGCTTCAAATATGCAAAGAGATCAAATTTGccacaaaataaaagagttgcTGACCAGTGCCAGAGCTAAATCAAAGGATGCTCAACTTAAGACCAACAGGCAAAAGGTTTCAGAAAAGGACGATGTAATAATCCTTGATTCGGACACTGATGATGAAAGTGATCAGAATTGccaaaaaaaagcacaaaggaTTTTGACTTCATGTTCCGATGACAGTGGAAATTCTCTACATCATCCAAGTCAAAACCATCAAACCAAATCTGGTCCTGAGCAGGTTGATCCTGACCTTAATAGACCAGATATTACACCTCAAGAAAGTATATTAATCATCGACTCTGAGTCTGAGGACGAAGGCGACCAAAATCACACAAACCGGCAGAATTTATTGTCCTTAGACTCATCGGAGGGTGGCAACATGAGAAAAAGTGGGCAACTGACTGAATCTAAAGAACAAAATCAACAAGAGACCAATAGGCTGACATCCTTAAAAAGAACACATTCCAGTGAGTGGAATGAAAAAAATGACTGTATCTGCGAAAAGAAGTCAGCTGTGGAGAGACCTGTCTCATCGGGGTCAGACAACAGTAGTACTACCTCATTAGCTGCACAAAACAGAACTGCTGCCCAAACTGGGAATGATCCTGATGGAACTACCACACAAAAGTCTCCAAAAACTACACTGTCAACTAAGGACTCATCAGACGAGCTTCCCCAGCCTGtggtcacaaacacagactctaGTAATCCTGTGATTCATCGTCTCTTTGTTAAGGACGCTCCATTTTCTAGCCGTTGCTTACTTTCAGAAGATTCCAGAAGGAGGCTGGATAAAGTTGGAACTCAGTCCACAAAGACCCCCACAGCAACCAAATTAACATCTAGAAATGATAGACATGATTGTACAAGTACAACTAACGATAAAGGTCGGGCTAACGTGACAAACCCCAGACCAGCTTCTAAACAAATGTCATCATCCAGTCGACAGGGCCCATCCACCTCTGTCAGAAGGTCAGCTTCCACAAGTGGACAATTTTCTGAAGTCAGACAAAGATCAGCATCTGGAGGTTTATCTCTGTCTGTAGGAACGTCTGCCCTTACTAAAGGCATGTCAGTTTCTTCACAACAGCTGTCTTCATCCAAACTCAAGCGTTCTCACTCGTACAGCAACACCTCAACAATGGATGATCCTCACACTCTCACAAAAGACCCGTCTTGCTCCACAACCACACAATCCGATGCAAAGAAGCGGTTGAGACATGAGTGGCGCTGTAGTTTCccaacaaacagagacagaaaacctAGCCTGGGGACGGAGAAGCTGTTGAGAACCACCACCTCTGATTCAAGTAGGGATGCAAGACCAGGACCTAGTCACAGAAGTAGGGCACCCAGACAGAGACATGGCTACTCGAAGTCTTCAACCCCCTTGATGAAGAAGACCAAGCTTGAGGCCATACAGAGGACAAAGGACATAAATCGAACCACATCAAACGGGccaa GCAACTTCGTGGGAAAGGATTACAAGTGGGCAGAGAAGCAAAGGCCAACAAAAG AAGCTTCGAGCTGGAAGAGGACCAGGTATAGATCCCCTACGAGACGCCACCAGTAA
- the LOC113163916 gene encoding uncharacterized protein LOC113163916 isoform X2 translates to MSTEPRSSIDGPLRTTMQLSAANEVVHSANGKQTNMLANQCHRQLKAACIPNQRQQRHAQKQQRFHDQQNSPACPQNPFLSFSAGTSSMLFEGNGRQQDEHSSELLNIEPNGSNFLDENDNKTQQGKYSLTALYYEKPRRTNLNHVGGSNFTYPQVQVSSPSPSCQLPSIPPTDDQIREYIATRLAPYISPSSQQSKKYGSTPYNIKSDFCINRDATQCDAVMPETNCGLLPTTPEPNEEDMQRQSLKCSVIKQYTANTALTLESKEPGDCTTVVSEYPQIMMNVAATCTKNEDESPLVLTAVSGMTPHKPTEKHRSCSLPQEEYVSPWLNINTNLDDIDKEFPGVPWALKSTTNQGKGGANQKAVEAVTPLLHSKVTEVSEYQTKSSHSSPLKLTSLPKKDANSKKVENTKDLQHLQVAFKQVTADSEIKSSIQILNVVSLSANHSREDLNPDVPTQYGVPTAFSENKVKEPPGDEETHSVDYLKNLQYEDISDDDSSQLLTKQASLENIKYEDISDNEDLHISNVSMETSQAPINNQQLKFEHENYGPVLDQAPTEVIADEQRVKDEPASQKTALNEMGDTAQHCSSIARTGFAEPEEGLEHLSSLKCDSEKHLGWQTNKLESCSPSSLLKDGADNEMEDDDDDDWIVIPVSIGDIEFEPNKEEEEMELVLLHHKETEEQWGATSPKRHRVNQATPEPAPAAVSSQLEVFDTWDSYLKAKSEQLNLCRSTLLNKQNPEGDPHSTQNRGESNSETEDSCDYSSESEHNYLTGNRQLLKETSAPDKETENKASNMQRDQICHKIKELLTSARAKSKDAQLKTNRQKVSEKDDVIILDSDTDDESDQNCQKKAQRILTSCSDDSGNSLHHPSQNHQTKSGPEQVDPDLNRPDITPQESILIIDSESEDEGDQNHTNRQNLLSLDSSEGGNMRKSGQLTESKEQNQQETNRLTSLKRTHSSEWNEKNDCICEKKSAVERPVSSGSDNSSTTSLAAQNRTAAQTGNDPDGTTTQKSPKTTLSTKDSSDELPQPVVTNTDSSNPVIHRLFVKDAPFSSRCLLSEDSRRRLDKVGTQSTKTPTATKLTSRNDRHDCTSTTNDKGRANVTNPRPASKQMSSSSRQGPSTSVRRSASTSGQFSEVRQRSASGGLSLSVGTSALTKGMSVSSQQLSSSKLKRSHSYSNTSTMDDPHTLTKDPSCSTTTQSDAKKRLRHEWRCSFPTNRDRKPSLGTEKLLRTTTSDSSRDARPGPSHRSRAPRQRHGYSKSSTPLMKKTKLEAIQRTKDINRTTSNGPSNFVGKDYKWAEKQRPTKEASSWKRTRYRSPTRRHQ, encoded by the exons ATGTCTACAGAGCCAAGAAGTTCCATCGACGGTCCTCTCAGGACAACAATGCAACTCAGTGCGGCCAATGAGGTGGTGCACTCTGCGAATGGAAAGCAAACCAACATGTTAGCCAACCAGTGCCACCGGCAGCTCAAAGCAGCGTGTATTCCAAATCAGAGGCAGCAAAGACATgcccaaaaacaacaaagatttCACGACCAACAGAATTCACCGGCTTGCCCCCAAAATCCATTTCTCTCGTTTTCAGCTGGTACCAGTTCTATGTTATTTGAGGGAAATGGCCGTCAACAGGATGAGCATTCTTCTGAACTTCTGAACATTGAACCTAATGGGTCTAATTTTTTagatgaaaatgacaacaagACTCAGCAAGGGAAATATTCACTGACTGCTCTGTATTATGAAAAGCCCCGAAGAACGAATCTCAATCATGTAGGAGGAAGTAATTTCACCTACCCTCAAGTGCAGGTCTCTTCTCCATCTCCCAGTTGCCAGCTACCCAGCATACCTCCAACAGATGACCAAATAAGGGAATATATTGCAACAAGACTTGCACCTTATATATCTCCCTCATCCcagcaaagcaaaaaatatGGATCCACGCCCTACAATATTAAGTCCGATTTTTGCATTAACAGGGATGCCACTCAGTGTGACGCCGTCATGCCAGAGACAAACTGTGGTCTTCTCCCCACAACCCCTGAACCTAATGAAGAAGATATGCAGAGGCAAAGTCTCAAATGTTCTGTGATTAAGCAGTACACTGCAAATACTGCATTAACTCTGGAGTCTAAGGAGCCTGGTGATTGCACTACAGTTGTATCAG AATATCCACAAATTATGATGAATGTTGCTGCGACATGCACAAAGAATGAAGATGAGAGTCCATTGGTTCTCACTGCAGTGTCTGGAATGACCCCCCACAAGCCGACTGAGAAGCACCGGAGCTGCAGCTTACCTCAAGAAGAATACGTATCTCCCTGGTTAAATATCAACACAAATTTAGACGACATTGACAAAGAGTTCCCTGGTGTTCCCTGGGCTCTTAAATCCACAACCAATCAGGGAAAAGGAGGAGCGAATCAAAAAGCAGTGGAAGCTGTAACACCTTTACTGCACAGTAAAGTGACTGAGGTCTCAGAATATCAAACCAAATCAAGTCATAGCAGTCCATTAAAACTAACATCACTCCCTAAAAAGGATGCAAATTcaaaaaaagtggaaaacacTAAAGATCTGCAACATTTACAAGTCGCCTTTAAGCAAGTAACGGCAGATTCTGAGATAAAGTCGTCAATTCAGATTCTTAACGTAGTGTCACTTTCTGCAAACCACAGTCGTGAAGATCTAAATCCTGACGTGCCTACACAATATGGGGTACCCACAGCATTTTctgaaaacaaagtcaaagaacCACCCGGTGATGAGGAAACGCACTCTGtggattatttaaaaaatctacaGTATGAAGACATTTCAGATGATGATTCATCCCAGCTGTTGACTAAACAAGCAAGTCTCGAAAACATTAAGTATGAAGATATAAGTGACAATGAAGATCTACACATTAGCAATGTGTCGATGGAAACATCACAAGCACCTATCAATAATCAGCAGTTAAAATTTGAGCATGAAAACTATGGACCTGTGTTGGATCAGGCCCCAACGGAAGTGATTGCAGATGAGCAGCGGGTTAAAGACGAACCGGCTTCACAAAAGACTGCCCTGAATGAAATGGGGGATACAGCACAACATTGCTCTTCCATTGCTCGTACAGGTTTTGCGGAACCTGAAGAAGGATTGGAACATCTCTCAAGTCTTAAATGTGATAGTGAGAAACATCTGGGgtggcaaacaaacaaacttgaaTCATGTAGTCCTTCCTCTCTTTTGAAGGATGGGGCTGATAATGAGATGGAGgacgacgacgatgatgattGGATTGTCATACCTGTAAGCATAGGAGACATTGAATTTGAACcaaacaaagaggaggaggaaatggaatTAGTTTTGTTACATcacaaagaaactgaagaacaaTGGGGTGCAACAAGTCCAAAACGGCACAGAGTAAATCAGGCAACTCCTGAACCAGCACCAGCTGCTGTGTCTTCCCAACTAGAGGTGTTTGACACATGGGACAGCTATTTAAAAGCTAAAAGTGAACAATTAAATTTGTGCAGGAGCACACTTCTAAACAAGCAGAACCCAGAGGGAGATCCACATAGCACGCAGAACAGGGGAGAGTCCAACTCTGAGACTGAAGATAGTTGTGATTACTCATCTGAATCAGAACACAACTATTTAACAGGGAACAGGCAGTTGTTGAAGGAAACGTCAGCACCTGACAAAGAGACTGAAAACAAGGCTTCAAATATGCAAAGAGATCAAATTTGccacaaaataaaagagttgcTGACCAGTGCCAGAGCTAAATCAAAGGATGCTCAACTTAAGACCAACAGGCAAAAGGTTTCAGAAAAGGACGATGTAATAATCCTTGATTCGGACACTGATGATGAAAGTGATCAGAATTGccaaaaaaaagcacaaaggaTTTTGACTTCATGTTCCGATGACAGTGGAAATTCTCTACATCATCCAAGTCAAAACCATCAAACCAAATCTGGTCCTGAGCAGGTTGATCCTGACCTTAATAGACCAGATATTACACCTCAAGAAAGTATATTAATCATCGACTCTGAGTCTGAGGACGAAGGCGACCAAAATCACACAAACCGGCAGAATTTATTGTCCTTAGACTCATCGGAGGGTGGCAACATGAGAAAAAGTGGGCAACTGACTGAATCTAAAGAACAAAATCAACAAGAGACCAATAGGCTGACATCCTTAAAAAGAACACATTCCAGTGAGTGGAATGAAAAAAATGACTGTATCTGCGAAAAGAAGTCAGCTGTGGAGAGACCTGTCTCATCGGGGTCAGACAACAGTAGTACTACCTCATTAGCTGCACAAAACAGAACTGCTGCCCAAACTGGGAATGATCCTGATGGAACTACCACACAAAAGTCTCCAAAAACTACACTGTCAACTAAGGACTCATCAGACGAGCTTCCCCAGCCTGtggtcacaaacacagactctaGTAATCCTGTGATTCATCGTCTCTTTGTTAAGGACGCTCCATTTTCTAGCCGTTGCTTACTTTCAGAAGATTCCAGAAGGAGGCTGGATAAAGTTGGAACTCAGTCCACAAAGACCCCCACAGCAACCAAATTAACATCTAGAAATGATAGACATGATTGTACAAGTACAACTAACGATAAAGGTCGGGCTAACGTGACAAACCCCAGACCAGCTTCTAAACAAATGTCATCATCCAGTCGACAGGGCCCATCCACCTCTGTCAGAAGGTCAGCTTCCACAAGTGGACAATTTTCTGAAGTCAGACAAAGATCAGCATCTGGAGGTTTATCTCTGTCTGTAGGAACGTCTGCCCTTACTAAAGGCATGTCAGTTTCTTCACAACAGCTGTCTTCATCCAAACTCAAGCGTTCTCACTCGTACAGCAACACCTCAACAATGGATGATCCTCACACTCTCACAAAAGACCCGTCTTGCTCCACAACCACACAATCCGATGCAAAGAAGCGGTTGAGACATGAGTGGCGCTGTAGTTTCccaacaaacagagacagaaaacctAGCCTGGGGACGGAGAAGCTGTTGAGAACCACCACCTCTGATTCAAGTAGGGATGCAAGACCAGGACCTAGTCACAGAAGTAGGGCACCCAGACAGAGACATGGCTACTCGAAGTCTTCAACCCCCTTGATGAAGAAGACCAAGCTTGAGGCCATACAGAGGACAAAGGACATAAATCGAACCACATCAAACGGGccaa GCAACTTCGTGGGAAAGGATTACAAGTGGGCAGAGAAGCAAAGGCCAACAAAAG AAGCTTCGAGCTGGAAGAGGACCAGGTATAGATCCCCTACGAGACGCCACCAGTAA
- the ttll12 gene encoding tubulin--tyrosine ligase-like protein 12, with protein MNGDGDDEFRSFVDLHAEALRSSGVPQIYWRSLHHKITNEIYDAGEVFGIMQIQREEDEEEKKKGNPGVVIQCKVVVTRDSGLQAADPNSVYLVDHAWTYRVHHARQQLEQIPGLLPRMASLMGVDFHGEAPDPATVELVMERMWKYNQTYQLSQGSAEDKVPVWYIMDEFGSQVQHSDQPSCGMAPFFYIQGQLAYTVLWPLRDLEEGVEVTRDYTYGETNALVRQCRLLPWIPVDLEGVSSATTEPQDSYYETIARENKEQLPVEIQPCAVPKDKILKVYSELSQVRDNLTHPRFQLTEEEEEADIIWAYNHIKDYRKLSEERPHVMLNQFPCESIVTVKDCLAAVARRVKGGPAPDWLPETFNLQTELPQFVRHYQLRQQRGEDNNWICKPWNLARGLDTHITNNLDYIIRQRESTPKVVCKYLEEPVLYHRVEVGLVKFDIRYMLMLRSVQPLRLYAYNVFWLRFANRPFSLDHFDEYEKHFTVMNYAEGVDLKQVHYDEFIPMFEMQYPQYPWKEVETELFKAFKELFQAASSRPPPYGICPYPSSRAIYAADVMLKWKTRENGERVMQPQILELNFSPDCTRACLYHPSFYNHMFQTLFLDQPEQCPVTQIA; from the exons ATGAACGGAGACGGCGATGACGAGTTCCGAAGCTTCGTGGATCTCCACGCCGAGGCCCTGCGGTCCTCGGGGGTCCCGCAGATCTACTGGAGGAGCCTCCATCACAAAATCACCAACGAG ATTTACGATGCAGGAGAGGTTTTCGGAATCATGCAGATCCAACGagaagaggacgaggaggagaagaagaagggcAATCCAGGTGTCGTGATCCAGTGTAAAGTGGTTGTGACCCGGGACAGTGGACTGCAAGCCGCGGACCCGAACAG TGTTTACCTGGTGGACCATGCCTGGACGTACCGCGTGCATCACGCCCGTCAGCAGCTGGAGCAGATCCCGGGCCTGCTGCCCAGAATGGCCTCCCTCATGGGAGTGGACTTCCACGGCGAGGCTCCCGACCCGGCCACAgtggagctggtgatggagcGCATGTGGAAGTACAACCAAACCTATCAGCTCTCTCAGGGG TCTGCAGAAGACAAAGTCCCCGTGTGGTACATCATGGACGAGTTCGGCTCCCAGGTGCAGCACTCTGACCAGCCCAGCTGTGGCATGGCTCCTTTCTTCTACATACAGGGCCAGTTGGCCTACACCGTGCTCTGGCCTCTGCGGGACCTGGAGGAAGGAG TTGAAGTAACCCGCGATTACACGTATGGAGAGACTAATGCCCTGGTGAGGCAGTGCCGTCTGTTACCGTGGATACCGGTGGATCTAGAAGGGGTCAGCAGTGCCACCACCGAGCCCCAGGATTCATATTATGAG ACCATTGCACGGGAGAACAAGGAGCAGCTTCCTGTGGAAATCCAGCCGTGCGCTGTGCCCAAAGACAAAATCCTCAA GGTTTACTCGGAATTGTCACAAGTACGAGACAACCTGACACACCCGCGGTTCCAGCtgactgaggaagaggaggaggctgacATCATCTGGGCCTATAATCACATCAAAGATTACAG GAAGCTGAGTGAGGAACGACCTCACGTGATGCTCAACCAGTTTCCCTGCGAGAGCATCGTCACCGTGAAGGACTGCCTGGCTGCCGTGGCCCGCAGAGTGAAAGGCGGCCCAGCACCCGATTGGCTGCCAGAGACCTTCAACCTCCAGACCGAGCTGCCGCAGTTCGTCCGGCATTATCAGCTGAGACAACAAAG GGGGGAGGATAACAACTGGATCTGCAAGCCTTGGAATCTGGCTCGTGGACTGGACACGCACATAACTAACAACCTGGACTACAtcatcagacagagagagagtacGCCAAAG GTGGTGTGCAAGTACCTTGAAGAGCCGGTGCTCTACCACCGGGTGGAGGTGGGACTGGTGAAGTTTGACATCCGCTACATGCTGATGCTGCGCTCTGTGCAGCCTCTGCGCCTTTATGCCTACAACGTGTTCTGGTTGCGCTTTGCGAACAG ACCCTTCTCCTTGGACCATTTTGATGAATATGAAAAGCACTTCACCGTTATGAATTATGCAGAGGGTGTAGACCTCAAGCAG GTGCACTATGATGAGTTTATCCCCATGTTTGAGATGCAGTACCCACAGTATCCATGGAAGGAGGTGGAA ACAGAGCTGTTTAAAGCATTCAAGGAGCTTTTCCAGGCGGCATCATCACGACCGCCTCCGTATGGCATTTGTCCCTACCCATCATCCAGGGCAATATATGCAGCAGACGTGATGCTGAAGTGGAAAACAAGGGAAAATG GTGAGCGGGTCATGCAGCCGCAGATCTTGGAGTTGAACTTCAGCCCCGACTGCACCCGGGCCTGCCTATACCACCCGTCCTTCTACAACCACATGTTCCAGACGCTGTTCCTGGATCAGCCCGAGCAATGCCCCGTCACACAGATCGCATAG